The following coding sequences are from one Triticum aestivum cultivar Chinese Spring chromosome 5A, IWGSC CS RefSeq v2.1, whole genome shotgun sequence window:
- the LOC123105292 gene encoding uncharacterized protein isoform X2 — protein MEAYGYRRSLTLCHALPPCLLLRLRWPDASSTPADLSAYLCPCATPMEPRCLKKGLETNCPICCDFLFTSSKEVRAVLSGHSMHSTCLQAYTFSHYTCTIYGKSFWDMAGHPHHWRILYFSGQTVCSHTWSPSSFSLLLSTWISSWMRATRRARSPSGPATASRISRPRN, from the exons ATGGAGGCGTACGGCTACCGGCGCAGTCTGACTCTCTGCCATGCGCTCCCTCCATGTCTCCTCCTGCGCCTCCGGTGGCCAGACGCCTCTTCCACTCCGGCCGATTTAAGCGCATACCTCTGCCCATGTGCCACGCCCATGGAGCCACG ATGTTTGAAGAAGGGGCTAGAGACAAACTGTCCAATCTGTTGTGACTTCCTATTCACATCAAGCAAGGAAGTTAGAGCTGTTCTTTCTGGTCACTCcatgcattcaacttgcttgcag GCATACACTTTCAGTCACTACACTTGTACTATCTACGGCAAATCCTTCTGGGATATGGCG GGGCACCCTCATCATTGGCGGATTTTATATTTCTCAGGTCAGACGGTGTGCAGCCACACCTGGTCACCATCGAGTTTCAG CTTGTTACTCTCTACATGGATTTCAAGCTGGATGAGAGCTACACGCCGAGCAAGATCTCCATCTGGACCGGCGACGGCTTCCAGAATCTCAAG GCCCAGAAATTAG
- the LOC123105292 gene encoding zinc finger protein BRUTUS isoform X3 has product MEAYGYRRSLTLCHALPPCLLLRLRWPDASSTPADLSAYLCPCATPMEPRCLKKGLETNCPICCDFLFTSSKEVRAVLSGHSMHSTCLQAYTFSHYTCTIYGKSFWDMAINVGSADPIIISFHPNTMVRRCAATPGHHRVSACYSLHGFQAG; this is encoded by the exons ATGGAGGCGTACGGCTACCGGCGCAGTCTGACTCTCTGCCATGCGCTCCCTCCATGTCTCCTCCTGCGCCTCCGGTGGCCAGACGCCTCTTCCACTCCGGCCGATTTAAGCGCATACCTCTGCCCATGTGCCACGCCCATGGAGCCACG ATGTTTGAAGAAGGGGCTAGAGACAAACTGTCCAATCTGTTGTGACTTCCTATTCACATCAAGCAAGGAAGTTAGAGCTGTTCTTTCTGGTCACTCcatgcattcaacttgcttgcag GCATACACTTTCAGTCACTACACTTGTACTATCTACGGCAAATCCTTCTGGGATATGGCG ATAAATGTTGGATCAGCTGACCCTATCATTATCTCATTCCACCCCAACACCATG GTCAGACGGTGTGCAGCCACACCTGGTCACCATCGAGTTTCAG CTTGTTACTCTCTACATGGATTTCAAGCTGGATGA
- the LOC123105292 gene encoding uncharacterized protein isoform X4 produces the protein MEAYGYRRSLTLCHALPPCLLLRLRWPDASSTPADLSAYLCPCATPMEPRCLKKGLETNCPICCDFLFTSSKEVRAVLSGHSMHSTCLQGHPHHWRILYFSGQTVCSHTWSPSSFSLLLSTWISSWMRATRRARSPSGPATASRISRPRN, from the exons ATGGAGGCGTACGGCTACCGGCGCAGTCTGACTCTCTGCCATGCGCTCCCTCCATGTCTCCTCCTGCGCCTCCGGTGGCCAGACGCCTCTTCCACTCCGGCCGATTTAAGCGCATACCTCTGCCCATGTGCCACGCCCATGGAGCCACG ATGTTTGAAGAAGGGGCTAGAGACAAACTGTCCAATCTGTTGTGACTTCCTATTCACATCAAGCAAGGAAGTTAGAGCTGTTCTTTCTGGTCACTCcatgcattcaacttgcttgcag GGGCACCCTCATCATTGGCGGATTTTATATTTCTCAGGTCAGACGGTGTGCAGCCACACCTGGTCACCATCGAGTTTCAG CTTGTTACTCTCTACATGGATTTCAAGCTGGATGAGAGCTACACGCCGAGCAAGATCTCCATCTGGACCGGCGACGGCTTCCAGAATCTCAAG GCCCAGAAATTAG
- the LOC123105292 gene encoding zinc finger protein BRUTUS isoform X1 yields MEAYGYRRSLTLCHALPPCLLLRLRWPDASSTPADLSAYLCPCATPMEPRCLKKGLETNCPICCDFLFTSSKEVRAVLSGHSMHSTCLQAYTFSHYTCTIYGKSFWDMAINVGSADPIIISFHPNTMVRRCAATPGHHRVSGNHDKSTIFHCLPLNFVWMVRDSFHRVFNKPKSYQSS; encoded by the exons ATGGAGGCGTACGGCTACCGGCGCAGTCTGACTCTCTGCCATGCGCTCCCTCCATGTCTCCTCCTGCGCCTCCGGTGGCCAGACGCCTCTTCCACTCCGGCCGATTTAAGCGCATACCTCTGCCCATGTGCCACGCCCATGGAGCCACG ATGTTTGAAGAAGGGGCTAGAGACAAACTGTCCAATCTGTTGTGACTTCCTATTCACATCAAGCAAGGAAGTTAGAGCTGTTCTTTCTGGTCACTCcatgcattcaacttgcttgcag GCATACACTTTCAGTCACTACACTTGTACTATCTACGGCAAATCCTTCTGGGATATGGCG ATAAATGTTGGATCAGCTGACCCTATCATTATCTCATTCCACCCCAACACCATG GTCAGACGGTGTGCAGCCACACCTGGTCACCATCGAGTTTCAGGTAACCACGACAAGTCAACGATCTTCCATTGCCTTCCGCTCAATTTTGTTTGGATGGTGCGTGATTCCTTTCATCGAGTCTTCAATAAACCAAAGAGTTACCAGAGTAGTTAA